A single genomic interval of Pyrus communis chromosome 5, drPyrComm1.1, whole genome shotgun sequence harbors:
- the LOC137734733 gene encoding glyoxylate/hydroxypyruvate reductase HPR3-like encodes MAQDNPTQLPQVLLLHPSQCFTALESKASHKFHFLKAWDSPLPQAQFLQSQATSAQVLLSFPRETPITAQLLQLLPSLKLLITISAGLDRVDLAACRARGVRIANSSPIFAADVADMAVGLFLDVMRKISAANRYVRDGFWVSRGDFVLGSKVGGKRVGIVGLGHIGLEVAKRLEAFDCKILYNSRKGKPSVSYPFYSDVCELAANSDVLVICCALTAQTHHMINKNVLLALGREGVIVNVGRGAIIDEKEMVQCLLQGEIKGAGLDVFENEPEVPKELFGLDNVVLSPHKAVLTADCFTDLTDLAMANLEAFFSNKPLLSEVVNY; translated from the exons ATGGCACAAGATAATCCCACCCAACTCCCTCAAGTCCTGCTTCTTCACCCAAGCCAGTGCTTCACTGCCCTGGAGTCCAAAGCCTCTCACAAGTTCCACTTCCTCAAAGCCTGGGACTCCCCTCTCCCTCAGGCCCAGTTCCTCCAGTCCCAAGCTACCTCCGCCCAGGTCCTCCTCTCTTTCCCCAGAGAAACCCCCATCACCGCCCAGCTCCTCCAATTACTCCCCTCCTTGAAGCTCCTAATCACCATCAGCGCAGGCCTCGACCGCGTTGACTTGGCTGCGTGTCGAGCCCGCGGCGTGCGGATTGCCAATTCCTCTCCAATCTTCGCTGCCGATGTCGCTGACATGGCTGTGGGGTTGTTTCTGGACGTCATGAGGAAGATTTCCGCTGCGAATCGGTATGTCCGAGATGGGTTTTGGGTTAGCAGAGGAGATTTTGTTCTCGGTTCTAAG GTAGGAGGGAAGCGAGTTGGTATAGTTGGATTGGGACATATTGGCTTAGAAGTTGCTAAAAGACTTGAGGCATTTGACTGCAAAATCTTGTACAACTCAAGGAAGGGAAAACCATCTGTTTCTTACCCTTTCTATTCCGATGTTTGTGAACTTGCGGCTAACAGCGATGTTCTTGTCATTTGCTGCGCGTTGACTGCTCAAACCCACCACATGATTAACAAGAACGTCTTGTTGGCGTTGGGAAGAGAGGGAGTGATTGTTAATGTAGGGCGTGGAGCTATTATCGATGAGAAGGAAATGGTCCAGTGTTTGCTGCAAGGAGAGATCAAAGGTGCAGGCTTGGATGTGTTTGAGAATGAGCCTGAAGTTCCGAAAGAGCTGTTTGGTCTAGATAATGTTGTTTTGTCGCCGCATAAAGCTGTCTTGACAGCAGACTGTTTCACGGATTTGACTGATCTAGCAATGGCGAATTTGGAGGCATTCTTCTCAAATAAACCATTACTTTCCGAAGTGGTGAATTATTGA